The Astatotilapia calliptera chromosome 4, fAstCal1.2, whole genome shotgun sequence genome segment aaggggaaaatgtaacggttagctacagaagagacgaaaagaaaataaataaaaggaatataataactccctcgacagccagagttgtgtcggcgatgcttgctgtgagtaaactgtttcagcccactgtacgcggtgttcgtgccttagagaagaaataaagttcggtgaagcagtttcctacgcctccttcgatctttttgctagcggagttgacctgtatagtaagctgttgccggctacgagtcagttacggaaccttcaagtaactgccagaggtttccttactacagttcggggccgcggatctggcgcggtaacacctgtatctgattgaggaatcactcatctttggaaaagagagtttattacagagaaatggctctttccaaaataaaagctatactatacgcttcttctgggctctcagcagcatattgtagcgggtcagggctgttcgaggttctgtttgtacagttatgttttgtttatgttgccatagtgacgggtgacgccctctcgctgcgacggtgtgtccttccggggtcagagggtgcactgtgtggtgttgttgttgttgttgttgttgttgttgttgttgttgttgttgttgctatgcggttgccgcgctgagcagttagctagcggcagtgttcttctgcagatgtcaataaacggctgtgctccctggctagctcacgggaagcaagaccaaacgatacctccgtctcctcgttgtctgagctagccacaatattaaacatatcaggtccccataaggagaatcatgtgctaacggctgtctaaatgactcgggtaaagtttgtagcatgcatgcttgttgtttttgtctgcttccacttgtctttgcactaggatgatgtcggcgtaaatgtgcagtcatattcgttgtgttcccactagtgctgtcagcgttaatctcgttgaaatgacgttaacgccacaacacggcaaatctccattaacgagctacccctgcgtggggctagacggccaacacgttaacgagctaactgcgctaacacactagttcccacccatgtaattgagcattgcgtggcacatccaacatactgttttactttagtccatgacgcacttaccttcagggtcatacctcacatgaaaaccaaaataattccaaacgccagatctggggcccgttcttcgtacctcgctaagtaagttagctggatttgattgttgacgatttcgcctgatcttggatcgttcggttccccgaagctcatccgggacttgctgtcatagcaacagagccgtaagcgtaaacctgctcgggagcaggtttactttatgtaaacaggattagatcgcggccacgcaggtatgtccgcttcatttatacgaaagcaacagcgatattccaccactgtttcaccataaataaatattatcaatgtaactaaagataatgcagcacttgatccatttattgatttcacacagatacatacaggtcatttcctaaaaaagggaaatgtactattaacattctattacatgtatgtgattattacagatgtaattcatatttcagagaagcaattgcaaattactttgtgtaatcaagatgagagaccacggctataaaagcgaaggtggatttgggaagcctgtcgcagtcatatcctgtccgtttacgcgagcaatccattgcggaaggtgcaagattgataaggagagtcctcagaattcagcgtatattgcgggatagacaggatcctttagctcagcgcgacagtgtgctcattgagagatatcgattttcccgtgagggtattatttacttaaccaattTGTTGACGAgagggtgcaggaccaccacctgtcttttttttgctctgcccttttcttggttgctgttataaacaaacagattattccagggtctctttccaagagactaaaagcaatataagtgataaatattaccattctgtaggatattcttatatttcacttttacttgttcccatgttctagtgggtcctgttgtggctctaatgtgtaaggggatataatataacataatataatataatgtaatataatattggataatatagtgtaatataataaatctaccctaccgcctactggtgttggccagaggggccgatggcgcgatatggcagcctggcttctgtcagtctgccccagggcagctgtggctacaaccgtagctgcttccaccagtgtgtgaatgtgagagtgactgaatagtggcattgtaaagcgctttgggtgccttgaaaagcgctgtataaatccactccattattattgttattattaaattacttacgagtttaatttgtcagcaactttctgccagccctctctccttgtttttgcagcctttgcagtgttcccttgcgttctgattaaactctgaaattcctgaaatccctcactcacgagttcttgctctgctgccgaaaaataccgagccgagcgcgctccgtcgacattttcgccgaccaatcagagggttgccgatcaatgtttctactatcgatgcgtagccccttttacgacacccagtgatgtcacattactgcgtccagctgtactaatcgtcaacagcaggtgtgttcggagaaccggattagcgagctcacggttagcgcgatggtttggtcttggatgtgtcatttgatgttggatgtagtgagcgacgtacgaagaacgggcccctgaatgagggtgggggaggttcaatttgccatgttgcaaggagagcttaacttctgtctcgctagcttgccctgcgctcttccttctgacgatgctgtctgtgttgagcgttcagtggatctgcgctcgacagtgcagcctaggcggagtagtcaaacgcagattcactgagcgctcaacacagacagcatcgtcagaaggaaagttgataaaataaattacaaattttgtattgttcgatacatatgcgtaccgaaccgaaagcactgtatcgaacggttcaatatcgatacgagtatcgttgcacccctactgtaCACACTGCTGTATCCACCGGAttccagccagagtggattctggagtcttccaCGCTCCCGTTAttgatcctccatctggatggatgagaacaaccttctgaacaatctagcaggagatggcccatatctatgggactgatttgtgctaataacgcccattgtatggactgataacagccgaagcgggtgaataaagtcacccagtagctagctgtgccattacccagcatacatcactccctccataaatgcaataaacgatACAAAAGTAATAGCCTATAATTAATTCCTCTGCTGTATCTGCTGTTTTtcaggtagttgtttacattatataatttattgtgttctgtatacctcactacaatgtgatttggaaaatgtctaaatataccGACAACAGGCACTTCCGCAGCAATCTCTTCAATCGGAGGACCCTTCACGTCAATTCCCGACGCGAGGGGGGTACCCTGCGCGTCCATAAGtgaagcagagggagcctgaccatgcgtcacacgtttgacgagttgggagtgagaacgtgttgcgaAAACACATATGTAGTTTTTCATTTAAGTTATTATATTATACAGTGTTGGTGATATCCAggcaacaaaacacagaaactatGGGCTAAAAATCAAGTTCTAATTTCATCTGTGTGATGCATCAGTAACCTCAATTTAATAATTAGAGTCTATTAGTCTAATTAAAAGGAGTGTTCTTTAATAGCAATAAAAGTTAGAACAGATAATCCTCACCTGCAGTCACCAGAAAATGGACCTCATGGTTGTatatataagtgtgtgtgtgtgtgtgtgtgtgtgtgtgtgtgtgtgtgtgtgtgtgtgtgtgtgtgtgtgtgtgtgtgtgtgtgtgtgtgtgtgtgtgtgtgttctctttTAAGTGATTTTATATATGAAGAAGCACCCCTGTGGTCACAGGTTGTCAGAAGATCTGGAGGCCATAGAGTCAAGTGGGGATTCATCCCATCATCAAGTGCTATTGTTTTAATCATAGCTGCATGGGTTTAATTTCAAAAATATGACTAAAGGAGAAATTCATAGGAAAGACTGTGGCTGGGCTTAGTGCAGTGCGATAGCAAATTTTGAAGTGTGATTTTACAGGTTTTAATCTTTTGGTGTTGTGACTTGTATAACCAATAACAAcaccaaaaaaatcaaaatgatctCAATCAGACCtgattgcttttattttcatagTGGTGTCATTTTGTTCACCTTGCATAGCATTTGGTTAAACAGAGTGAAGAGGAGAGTGACGACCTCTAATATAAAGAAACCAGGATGGTCACACTGGAGGAGACCaagtaaagagaagaaaatgatcaGATTTTTTTCAGACTCATAGTAGTAAATGAAGCCCAGAAGAGAACAGCACAGACAAAACAATATACTACAAAAACATTGCAAAAAAGGAATTCACAagatagatatagagatatgTTGGACTCTTATCATTTAAGTCCAATGTACAACTAGCTAAAATTCTGTGAGATGGAAGTTTACTAATAGCATGttagatggtaaatggactggttcacatatagcacttttctactctatttgagcactcaaagcactttgcacaacttgcctcattcacattcacacacattcatactccggtggctgcatcagagagcaacttttTTGGCACGCATGCTGGAGCAGACTGGGATCACACCAAGCTTCTGATTcataggtgacctgctctacaccCGAGCTACAGCTAccccaaatttaaaaaaagttaaagttgaAGCTTGATTACGAATGGAGCTGATGacaagtgagcagcagttcataGAGAGAAAGAACTCTACAGATGCAATATTTGCTTTGAGTGTTGAAGAAGTGTAGAGAAGGTCAGGAGTAGTTGCACTGTGTCCTTGTAGATCTAGAGAAAGCAGATGGTCAGGTACCAAGAGAGAAACTCTGTGCATACAGAAGTCAGGAGTAACTGAGAAATATTTGAAGATGTGAGGCCAGTGTAGGTCACTTTTGAGGACAACAACACAGTGGTAAGGTGTGACGGATGGGTTCAAGGTGAGTGTGATATTACATCAGGTACcttatttattcagttttatttcagatAGTTTCCAgagtgtgttttcttgtttagaaCTTTTTGCTTACTTGAAAACTGACTTAATAGTTTGTCTGTCCTTTTGGACTTTCAAAGTCTGTGTTCCAGACAAAGTTAAAATAAGATTTTTGAGCTTTGCAGATAGGCTCCTTCTTTTCAGTGCTAAAATTATGGATGTGTAGCTTTAGTGTGCAGAAGAaaacttaaaactaaaaaaaatgtaagtgcCCTAACTATGAGAAGGGACATAGATATGGCCTATGTGGGGAGAATACACGTTTTAACTGTGGTGGGCAGCACAGCATTATAATATTAACAACAACTCTACATCATGTAGAGAAAAGTCCATAAATGgataacattattttttcactaCATATTTAATCAACTGTACAtattaaattaaacacaaaaaagaaaaaagaaaaaagaactgtGTAAAGGTAACAGagaagttgtttgttttttttgttgcatggatatatatagatataaaatATGATGTTGATAAAGGATGGGGGAAATTCAAGAGGACCAGTAGAGAGGATCATCTGATAATGTTACAGTGGAGTGCTTGAAGTTTATAATGGCAAAAACTGAGTAATGGACACTAATtaatggaaatttaaaaaaaaaatccttaatgATGGAAGTAACACACGAGTAGGGATGGGCAAAGCGAGGCTTTTCTATGCAGCTGTGCAGGACTTGGATTGAGGTTTTGAAACAGTCTGACACCCTCATCCATAGCGACACCtagtggcttttaaaaaaaaaattatctatcGCCACATCTTGGTAACCGTGTTTGGTGAAATAAGGACAAGCTATGCATAGTTCTCAATAAGGCCACTTATTAGACCAGTCTATCAATAGTTATTAAGTGATTAGTGATTAATCATTGTTTTGGGGGAAATCTCCATAAAaacaagtaaagaaaaacaccaagatTGTTCAATATCAGACTCCTtaaacctggatgactgagagctTACACAGATATATGAGAAAGATAGCAGAGGATCAAGAGCCTACTTAAATTGAAGttaaatttgttcttttttttttaacttgctgtAGTACAAAAGAACATTAACAAAATTCTAAGACAGACAAATTTGATTGAGAGCATAGGAGGGGTTTCCttagtgtgtctgtctgtgtgtgttatttttgtttcttgagAAATTCTATTCCACTCCATTCCACATGGCGGCGCTAGTGTCATTTTTGGGTGGTTTTCTGGTCACTCACCAGTGTTCGAGTAACGcggagaagaagaacaaaagaaaatacaacgAGGAAGAAGTGCGTGTGGCTGTAGTCTGCGTTAAGAAAAGATTGTTAAGCGGATCTGGTAATAATAATTTGCTTGTAAAACTTTTTTAGTCCCAACTggcctttttgtttctttttatctgttGCCCTCTTTTCAATCgtttggtttggcagtgtgttttCGAAGTTTGAAATAACAGCTAATGTTAGCATAACAGCTAATGTTAGATATCTCTGCTTATATCATCAGCTgtaacaaaatagtttcccaaaTATGAGACAAATTATgaattttgtcatttaaattagaaaaaaccCGAAGGACAATGACTCGCCATGGAAAGAACTGCACAGCTGGAGCTGTCTACACATACCACGAGAAGAAGAAGGATACAGGTGAGACATCCTCAGTGCTGCGAGTTCTTGTCTTTGTTCTCTCAGATTAGTCCGGTCAGAAAGAGGACATGATTTTCTGTATAATCTCTAGTCATGTCATTATGTAACTCTGATCCTGCTCAGCGGCCTCTGGTTACGGGACGCAAAGTGTTCGACTTGGCAGAGATGCAGTCAAAGACTTTGACTGCTGCTGCCTGTCCCTGCAGCCCTGTCGGGATCCTGTTGTCACGTATGTTTTTTActccaacacacaaacacctgcaCACAGGGGATCAGTTCATCACTAACTGAATAATTACAGTAGAATTTTGAATAGAGTGGTATTCCTTTAtcctttatatataaaaatgtggaaggaattttcattttatataaactctcaacagccttaataaatgaatacattcatgaatttatttataatgAACCTTAGATCATACTACgcagtttctttaatgaatTCAGTTCTTTTACGTCACGTGGTTCTGTAGTCTTTAGGTGTTTGGTTTTTATAGACCTCTAGCATCtgacagagaggagcagagtGATCAGGTGGTTTCTTGGTGGAGACGAATTCTAAATTATATTTATGGATAGCTACAGGCAAGAGGCTGTGTCAGTGACATAGTACAGGATGTGTATAATGTTCTGAACTGATTTAACAACAACACTCTGCACGGCTTTTTTTATTAGCTACAGAGCAAATTGTGAACTACTTGCAATAGAACAGGAGGAGCTGCTGTGACAGGTCTGTAGGGGGAGCCGTCATTCTTTAATACAACTGTGTTTGCAATCCTGTGGAGCTCCAGAGTTGATATTAACATATTCAACTTTTAAATGATTTCATTCTGGAGGGGGGGTCTCTCCGAGCCAGCCTGGCCTTACGTGGAAAAGTAATTTCCCCTCCTAGTGACaccaggcctgattactgccagaccttttaaaacaggaagtcagtTAAAATGAACTTAAATAAATAGAACAAAGTGAATTTGGCTAAAAgttctcaaaaagcaacacagtaGTGGCAGgtttaaaacatgtcaacaaTGTCAAAAACTAgtaacaaaagcatttgaaatgGTGGGTTTGTGCACCAGATCTGCGTAGTATTTTTGTGAATAAGGCTTTACTGCAAGTGACCTATTCTTATAATAGGACAAATGAATCCAAACCATCGTCAGCAGAATGACTCcacagcacaaaaaaacaaccagatTCTTTCACTGTAGACATCAGACTGTAAGATTTTTCCTTTGTAATTTAAACGAAATTAGTCCGTCTAATCCAGGGAGCCTTGGTATCAACCAGTTACCACAGTTAGCCAGGTCAAACAGATCTGGCATCATGCTTGTTTGGCAGTCGTGCAGTCTTGCAAGtgatcagcaaacacacaccaaCTCCATCTTATTACAGGTCAGGAGACTTCACCTAGTGGTCAAGTTCTGTGCCACAGCATTCTACAGTTTCTGACAAATAGACCTGAGCTCCCAagctttatatatttttaattagttATTAATCATATTTAATTGAACTATGAGTAATTATAATAAGCtctaataaacacacacacattaaagcaTACGATCTAATGTTAGCATATGTGTAACActgtcatgtttctgtttgtgtgaccAGTCCAGATGGATACCTCTATGAAAAACAGGCCATTCTTGAATATATTCTTCACCAAAAGACACAGATTGCCAAAAAGATGAAAGTAAGTAACTCACTTAACTGTTCTTAACTCCTCACAGGTGCTTGGACAGTCACGTCCACAGCTAAACACCATGGGGTTGTTTTATGAATCAAGGCTTAATCATCGGGGTAACTAACACTGAAGAAGAAAGCCATGCAGACCGAGCTGTGTGCTATTTGTCACTGGAATCTACATGTATTCATTTGGTGATGTagaaaatgtttgatatttttgATTAGACAGAATTAACAGAGCTTGTTTGATATTTAATACCAAAAATACTGAGTAGAAAGTTGAATTTGACTTTGGCAATAAGGTGATTTCCACATCAGACCAGAAGACAATGAgtaaattttaaagtttaaagtttcagagctcTAATGTTCAGCTGTACATGTTACACAGCATATAGCATAAAAAAActctatttaaaatattaactgTTGATGCATTTTGTGCAGGACAAAAGTTAAATGACTTTTTATACAAGTGCACACAGACCCTGAAAGAGCGCACTTAAAAAAGAAGGTTGATGAGCGCCATTGCGACTGGGTTTTTTAGGCTTTGCTAAGCCAGCTAATCCAAACAGAGCTTGGATATGTTGAACTTGCTTCATAGTCACTCCtgtaaacaatgaaacaaacaacataaaatcTACACTGCAGCCAACACATATGAAAGAGCTTTCTCTAAGAAATAATGGCCTCTTGTCTAGAACTGTGAGTGATTGGCTTTATTTTCTTCCTTGATTTCTTCAGGCGTACGAGAAACAGAAGCAGGCGCAGAGGAGCAGCAACCAACTTGAGTCCAAGTCagaagagcgagagagagtgGAGAGGTTTAAAACAAAGGAGAACAGCATTGTATCTAAACCTATCAACCCCTTCACATCTGGTGCGTGCATGACTGTCAAAATATACCTTACGATGTCGGCCACAAGAGGGAACCAAAGCTCAGACTCTACCCCACAGACTCTGCGCTATGGCTGCTGCTGTCGTCACTTGTGTTGTTTTAATGCACCCAAACtctttttaagacattttttatAATGAATACAATTCTGTCaaaactgcttttttctttttttcaggtaAGAACATTGGAAGTGAGAAGGACGGGACACAGAGCAGCCCTGGAGAATTATCCAGTGCTGCCACAGCTGCAAGTTCCAGCCAGAGCCTGCCCAGTTTTTGGATTCCCTCACTGACACCAGAGGCCAAGCCCACTGCTCTCAAGAAACCAGTGAGTGACTGATGATGTTTCTCATGCCGAGGAAGGAGTTGAGCTacactgggtttttttgttgttttttttttaaacagaccggtgaaagagaaacaggaacaccTCTTTGTTAACTACCCGCCATGAAATTACTTAAAAATGCTGGTGTAATAGACCTTGGAGCACAAGTGGGccagatttgtgtgtgtttgccaggTTTACCTGTTTACTTTATTAGTCAGTGTTTTAGTGTATGAATGTTTACTCTGCGTTCCTCTTTTTGATGTTGACCCTCTTTCAGAGGCCAATGTCAGGTTGACCTGACATCATGATCATGTGGAAACATCTTAGGGTGTCACAGAGTTCCTACAGCTTAGTGACTACGCTTACTCAAATATATTTACTGCTAAATTTGAGTATTTATGGGAAGtagttattaaaaatgtaatggcATAATTTTGTAATGGCTGCACTTTTCTGTCCATCTCTAACATCTGTCAGAGCAAGACTGTGTTATGTCCAATGTCTGGAAAACCCATTAAGATGAATGAGCTTATCACAGTGCGTTTCACCCCCTTGGACCCAAGTCTGGATCGAGTTGCCCTGCTCACCCGCCAGGTCAGTTTACTCAGCTCACAGAAATAGATTGTCAGGCTTAGAGCATCAGAAATTTTATCTCATATATGCAAGCCCTCAGACTTGGTAGCTGTTAGCATGTTTTTCtaaaacattacattacacGCTTCTTTGTAGCTGTGAATACAAGTTATTTAAATTGAAGAATAAACAAAGCAGGTGTAGTCAGAATTTGAATTAGAAGATTCACACAGGAAGATGTTAGCTTTCTCTATGGCAGCTCCTtttaacagctgtgtgtgttattgGTTAAGTCAAGTTGTTTTGTGTCTTAGATGAAAATTCTGTGAGTAATCAGTCTGGTAACTTCACTTTGTCTTGAGGCTGTAtaattttgtcatttctttccagGACAGGTACATATGTACAGTGACCAAAGACGTCTTGGGCAACAGTGTTCCCTGTGCTGTTCTTCGACCATCGTGAGTGCCACCTGTATTTGTTTATGAACAAATTTAGAAGTCCCTCTGACCATGCGTACCAACAAATGACAGCCTGGCTGTCTTGAGAATTAGAGCACAAGTCTTTAAAATTACTTTTACTAGTACAAATTAATACCAGTAAGCCCAGTCCCACCTGTCCTCAGCAACCTCCGTCCCTCGTCTATAAGGGTTTTTCATAAATCTGCTTGTCTGGGGGATCATTGAACACTTTGGTTTtaacactcagctctctcttgaCCATGACAGACCGTGCGTTTGTACTTCTTTCTCCTTAAACCTCGGGTTCCTGTTATTCCATTTTCTACAGTCAGGCTTCTCTCCTACAACATTGTCAACGTGTTTCTTTATATCGAGAAATGTGGGCAGGGCAGTGTGCAAATTGTGTGGAGTTTTCACATGGCTGCTGGTTACGAACGATTCCGAGTTACAACAGAATCAGCTGCTACGCGTCTTTCATAAATCAGACAGAAATTTTGAACACAAATGTATGTTTTGCACAGGATAAAATCATTTCCACCCTAATGTTAGTAAATGGGGTCCAATGTTCTCTGGAGTGTGAGGGGATATGTAacattagggctgttcgatataaccatatatatcggatgacgatataaaaacatctatcgtttcattttacactatcgtttgtttcgtggtgtcgcaaaataaactcttttcatcgttttgatggtcactgtagtggctatattcatttcttaaagttctctctttctcttataatATAACCACGCTAAGGACGGACAAgcacctgtttttatgtgttgtcgttagcaacaacgacggtaaaaccattacgtgtccgcttgtttattttccacataaacctttcagaataaagctcaagatcctgttgagacttttcaaaataaattgaatcacgtgaaagagtatgcagagtatttacagatgagaagcaaaaaagagccgtcaggtgctaaaaaataaaccttagactcaaacgttagaacaggcttttccccgcagcacgccgtgtaataaatactaagTGTAATaagcggccgttacaacttatgtctaaaaatgtatagtttcatgcatcggttaaaacactcgactccagctacacgacacccagctggaaacacttcacgcaagtcgagctgcccgagattcgcagaactttcagaaaatgttacatttttgtgatttatatcgttatcgggatgatagatgtcttatatcgggatatgagattttggtcatatcgcacatcCCTATGTGACATGTGTCCTGTGTTCAGGGGCGCTGTGGTGACGCAGGAGTGTGTGGAGAAGTTGATCAGAAAGGACATGACTGATCCTCTGACGGGAGACAAACTTTCTGAAAAAGACATTATTCCACTGCAGAGGGTATGTGAAAAATAAttctaacagttttttttttaaaaaggatttcaaatgtttatttttgaacaCTCATCCCAATGTTATGAATTCTGTTGCTGTCACTCAGAAATCAGAGGTGTCATGCTGCAACCTGGCAGACACAGAAAACGTGGTTCGCTGTTTGAAAGCTGACTTTTGAGGAGCAGagactttttctctctttaactGTACTGTGGTCCTTTGTGTTTTGAAAGGGTGGAACCGGCTTTGCAGGTTCTGGGATTGACCTCACGGCCAAAGAGGCTCGTCCAGTGATGCAAGCGTGAGGCGACCGAAGACTCCACAGTGGTGCTCATTCTGTAACTTTCTAACTTACTTTATAATGTCTTATGACTTTTTGCTTGACAGTATTTCCTcctgaatgtatttttattttgctggaAAATGCTTCCGCTGACTGTACAACACAGATTTGCTGAAACTGCCATCCAAATGTTTCTTACAGATTAATGTCAACAATTTCCTTTAAATAAATCAGCATTTAAGGCTTAAATCCATACTATTATTATttggtttgatttattttgtgctCAGGAGGCACCGCAGGTTGTGAactaatcagaaggttagtGGTCCACACACTTTAGTGTCTTTGATCTCCAAATTGCTCCTGATGCTTAGCCGAGTGTA includes the following:
- the nosip gene encoding nitric oxide synthase-interacting protein, coding for MTRHGKNCTAGAVYTYHEKKKDTAASGYGTQSVRLGRDAVKDFDCCCLSLQPCRDPVVTPDGYLYEKQAILEYILHQKTQIAKKMKAYEKQKQAQRSSNQLESKSEERERVERFKTKENSIVSKPINPFTSGKNIGSEKDGTQSSPGELSSAATAASSSQSLPSFWIPSLTPEAKPTALKKPSKTVLCPMSGKPIKMNELITVRFTPLDPSLDRVALLTRQDRYICTVTKDVLGNSVPCAVLRPSGAVVTQECVEKLIRKDMTDPLTGDKLSEKDIIPLQRGGTGFAGSGIDLTAKEARPVMQA